The following is a genomic window from Canis lupus dingo isolate Sandy chromosome 26, ASM325472v2, whole genome shotgun sequence.
CGTCAGGTCAGGGAGCCTGGGTCGGGGAGCAGCGTTGGGTCGGGGAGCCCCGGGTGGGGGAGCAGCGTCAGGTCGGGGAGCAACGTCGGGTCAGGGAGCAGCGTCGGGTTGGGGAGCCCCGGGTCGGGGAGCAGCGTCAGGTCGGGGAGCAACGTCGGGTCAGGGAGCAGCGTCGGGTTGGGGAGCCCCGGGTCGGGGAGCAGCATCAGCCCGGGGAGCCCGGGTGGAGGGGCAGCGTCAGGTCGGGGAGCCCGGGGTCGGGGAGCAGCGTCAGCTCAGGGAGCACCGAGTGAGAAAGCATCACCAGCTGGGGGAGCACGGAGTTGGGGAGCACCGTCGGCCCAGGGAACCCCGGGTCAGGGAGCAGCATCAGGTCGGGGAGCCATCGAGTTGGGAGGCACCGTCAGGTCTGGGAGCCCCAGGTCTGGGAGCAGCGTCAGGTCGGGGAGCAGCGTCAGCTCGGGGAGCACCGGGTCGGGGAGCAGCGTCAGGTTGGGGAGCCCGGGTCGGGGAGCAGCGTCAGCCCAGGGAACCCCCGGTCGGGGAGCAGCGTCAGGTCGGGGAGCCCCGGGTCGGGGAGCCCCGTCGGGTCGGGGAGCCCCGTCCTGCAGAGCGAGCCGCCGCGCGTGCGGGAGCAAAGCCCGGCCCCGTGGGACGCCCACACTGGGTGCCCGCGACCTGGGCCGACCAGAGGCGGGCGCGGCCGGGGTCCGCCCCGCAGCAAACCGAGCGCACGCCCGGGGAGGGAGCGGGGAAGCCCCCGTCGGTGGGCGGTCTCCCGCGGGGCAAACGGCCTCCAGAGCGCCGTGACGTCGCGGCGACGTCCGCTCCCGGCGCCCACGGCGAAGCCGCTGCGGCCATCTTTACTGCGGTCAGCCTTCCGGGGGCCGTtccgggcggccgcggcggctcGCGGTGGGAAGCCTCCTCGCGAAAGGCGCGCGTCGGAGCGCAGCGGCGGACGCACTCGCGGGGGCGGGCGGAACGATCGGGCCGCGCCTCGGCGGTTTCCGGGCGGACGCCGGCCGTCGGCTTCCGCTGCTCGGCGGAAGCGAGGCCGCCGAGGAGGAGGACGAGCGCCGGCcaccgccgcgccgcgccgcgccgggcCGCCGGGAGCCATGTCGAGCCTGGCGGTGCGGGACCCGGCCATGGACCGGTCGCTGCGCTCCGTGTTCGTGGGGAACATCCCGTACGAGGCGACGGAGGAGCAGCTGAAGGACATCTTCTCGGAGGTGGGCTCGGTGGTGAGCTTCCGGCTGGTGTACGACCGCGAGACGGGCAAGCCCAAGGGCTACGGCTTCTGCGAGTACCAGGACCAGGAGACGGCGCTGAGCGCGATGCGCAACCTCAACGGGCGCGAGTTCAGCGGCCGCGCGCTGCGCGTGGACAACGCCGCGAGCGAGAAGAACAAGGAGGAGCTCAAGAGCCTGGGCCCCGCCGCGCCCGTCGTCGACTCGCCCTACGGCGACCCCATCGACCCCGAGGACGCGCCCGAGTCCATCACGCGCGCCGTGGCCAGCCTGCCGCCCGAGCAGATGTTCGAGCTCATGAAGCAGATGAAGCTGTGCGTGCAGAACAGCCACCAGGAAGCGCGCAGCATGCTGCTGCAGAACCCGCAGCTGGCCTACGCGCTGCTGCAGGCGCAGGTGGTCATGCGCATCATGGACCCCGACCTGGCGCTCAGGATCCTGCACCGCAAGGTCCACGTGACGCCGCTGCTGCCCGGCAAGGCgcagcccggccccggccccggccccggccccggccccggccccggccccggtctcggccccggccccggccccggccccggccccgccgccccggccgtCCTGCTGGCCCAGCAgagccccgccgccccgcagccGCCGCACCTGGCGCGGAGGCCCGTGAAGGACATCCCCCCGCTGATGCAGACCCCGATCCAGGCCGGCATGCCGGCGCCGGGCCCCCTGCCCGCCGCGgggccgggccccgggcccgccgcgctccccgccgcgGGCGGCATGCAGCCGCAGGTGGGGATGCCCGGCGTGGGGCCCCTGGAGCGCGGCCAGGTGCAGATGGCCGACCCCAGGGCGCCCCTGCCGCGGGGGCCCATGGCCGCGGGGGGCCTCCCTCCTCGGGGGCTGCTGGGGGACGCCCCGAACGACCCCCGCGGGGGGACCCTGCTCTCGGTCACCGGGGAGGTGGAGCCCCGAGGCTACCTGGGCCCGCCCCTGCACCACGCGTCCGGCCACGCCAGAGACTCGCACGACCTGCGGGGCGGGCCCCTCGCCGACCCCAGACTGCTGATGGGAGAGCCCCGGGGGCCCATGATGGACCAGAGGGGGCTCCCCATGgatggcagagggagcagagattCTCGAGGGATGGAGACGGAAGTCCTAGAGACCAGAGTGCTGGAGAGAAGAGGGATGGAGACCTGTGCGATGGAAGCCAGAGGCATGGACGCGAGAGGGATGGAGATGcggggccccggccccggccccggttCCAGAGGCCCAATGACTGGGGGAATCCAGGGGCCCGGGCCCATTAACATGGGGGCGGGTGGTCCTCAGGGGCCCAGACAGGTGTCGGGCATTTCAGGGGTGGGAAATCCTGGAGCTGGCATGCAGGGGGCGGGCATGCAAGGAGGGGGCATGCAGGGGGCAGGCATGCAAGGAGGGGGCATGCAGG
Proteins encoded in this region:
- the CSTF2T gene encoding cleavage stimulation factor subunit 2 tau variant, with amino-acid sequence MSSLAVRDPAMDRSLRSVFVGNIPYEATEEQLKDIFSEVGSVVSFRLVYDRETGKPKGYGFCEYQDQETALSAMRNLNGREFSGRALRVDNAASEKNKEELKSLGPAAPVVDSPYGDPIDPEDAPESITRAVASLPPEQMFELMKQMKLCVQNSHQEARSMLLQNPQLAYALLQAQVVMRIMDPDLALRILHRKVHVTPLLPGKAQPGPGPGPGPGPGPGPGLGPGPGPGPGPAAPAVLLAQQSPAAPQPPHLARRPVKDIPPLMQTPIQAGMPAPGPLPAAGPGPGPAALPAAGGMQPQVGMPGVGPLERGQVQMADPRAPLPRGPMAAGGLPPRGLLGDAPNDPRGGTLLSVTGEVEPRGYLGPPLHHASGHARDSHDLRGGPLADPRLLMGEPRGPMMDQRGLPMDGRGSRDSRGMETEVLETRVLERRGMETCAMEARGMDARGMEMRGPGPGPGSRGPMTGGIQGPGPINMGAGGPQGPRQVSGISGVGNPGAGMQGAGMQGGGMQGAGMQGGGMQGAGMQGGGMQGAGMQGGGMQGAGMQGAGMQGGGIQGAGMQGGGMQGAGMQAVGMQGAGKQGGGQPSSFSPGQSQVTPQDQEKAALIMQVLQLTADQIAMLPPEQRQSILILKEQIQKSTGAS